ATGGTCTCTGATGAGTGGAGGAACAATGCTTGGAACAATGAGCCTGGCTTCAAGTATGTTGATAGTTGTATGACAAGTTCTCAGTGGTGGGATGAAGTCAAGATTGTCTTAGATACAATTGGCCCACTCTATTCAGTACTTCGCTATGTGGATGGAGATGAGGGGACAGTTGCTGGTTTGATGCCAAGATTGTTGAATGCCATTAAGGAGATAGAGGTCTATTTAGGTGAGGGGACACAAAAATACAATAGATACATGAGAGTAATTAAGGAGAGGGTTCAATATCTATGATGACACATTCATTGTTGTTGGTAAGGAAAAAAATGTTCTTATCtagtttttcatttgaaaacAACATAGTAATTTGTTCTCGATGCTTGCAGCTGCTGTCCTTGATCCAGTAGGGCACTATGGACTCCGACTTCATGAAAATAACAAGTATCTGAGAGCTCTCGAAGAGGCAATCGAAAGGCTAGCTGAATCGGTCGAGAGTGGGGTTGATGCAATAAGGCAAATCCACACCTTTATATCCTATGAGGGAAAGTTTGATGGAAAATTAGCAAGGGGTGCAGTAGGCAAAATGGCTGCAGGTATGAATGTCCCAAAATTTTTAATCATGCACGTCTCAAATTTTTTGTATGCCCGTTCATATGAATACATCATGTACCTTTTATTTTCAGCGGATTGGTGGGTATTATTTGGCGGTGATACACCTGAGCTGCAGAAGTATGCCATTCGTATTGTTTCACAGTGTGTCTCGTCTAGTGGGTGTGAGCGGAATTGGAgcactttcgcactagttcatACCAAAGTGAGAAATCGTCATGGTTATGAGAAGTTGCGGAAGCTTGTGTATGTACGCCACAATTTAAAGCAACGTCTCAAGCATGCTGGTGTAGGGAAAAATCAAACAAAAGAGAAAGAGGCTGATCCGTGTGCTCTGTTGATGGATTGCACACTATTTGACGAATCAAACCCAATCATGGATTGGTTGAATAAGCCAAGAATTGAATATGATTTATCTCTTGAAGAAATGCTTGGTCGGTCAAAGAAGCGAAAAATTCTTGCTTTGCAGAGGGGTGCTAGGAGGAAAGGTAAGAGGCATGTTGagcatgaagaagaagaagaagaagactttGTAGAAACTGATAATGACACAGATGAAAACATTCCACATGGCAGCCCTGCTTATGCTGAGTCTAGTGATAGCAGCTCATCAAAAGACACAGACAATGAATCAGAGCCTGGGAATGGTAATTACTTTTGTGTGCATCTACTTCTTTTCTTGTTTACAAAAGACAAAGAAGCTAATTTGTTTCATTATTTCAGTAGACAATACTCTGGCCACACAACAATTTGAAGAGCAAGCAGAGGACAACAATGGAAGGGCAAGGCGTgctaggaagaagaagagggtgGATGGATATGTCTATTAGCTACAGTCTTGTCTCTCTAGAATTTAACTATGGGCTGTCTCTGAATTTGAACTATAGACTTTTGATCTCTTTCAGGCCACTTTTTATGAattattattaatttattaCTTATCTATGTTTCCAGTTATGACTGAATGAAACTATGAACTGGGCTATTATGTGGCTTATTATGTCTATGTTATGTGCCTGTATGCTATATAAACCTGTACTTGTTATGCCCTCATGTGAACTATGAAATGTTGAATGTTATGCTTTTATATGGATAGATAACTGCGATATATATTGTATCTGTGGATCTCTTTTTTTGCAGCTAAAAAAAGTGTTTTGTAATTCTGCGCAAACGAAATTTCGCccgaaattttcaaaaaatttcagtgATTTCAATCAGTTTTTGGCCAAGTTTGAATGTGCAGGTTCACACGAAATTTCCGAAATTTTGTCTGAAATTCGCGAAATTTGCTCTTTTCGGCCCTGGgcgaaaaaaaatgcaaaacgaAATCCAAAACCCTGACTAAGGCCAGGTGGATTTTATAGTGATGAAATTCCTCTCATGTTCCATGAAACTTCACCTTCTCTCTTCTCATAATAATTTTACTATATTAGCAAATTTTCTAATATGATATAACATTTAATATCACAAAAAAACTTCTTATGAAACTCCTACGAAGACTGGTTTTAAACTAACCCGGATCACTGCAGGTTTACCGGCATCCTCGAGCTGCTGCTTCCGCCGTGACGGCATCCTGATGATGGGCGGCAAGCAGCCGAAACACCTGTCCACGGCCCATTGATGCTGCCGCTCGgcgtttttttttttacaacaaaTGGCGAAACGGTGGTCACCATCTGACTTCGCCACATGAGGCCAAGGGCCAAGCAACGCCGTCGCGCCAGCTAGGATTAGGAGCAGTTGATTGGCGATCGGGGAATGGATAGGTTGATTGATACTTCAAATGAAAACTGCAAGAAAGTGTGTAAACTGAACATCTGAAGCATCTCAAGCAAAAGCGAAATATACCTTGGCATGTGCCCTTTTTGTCAAGGCTAAATGCATACAAATGATTTTGGAGAGTAGAAT
This portion of the Panicum virgatum strain AP13 chromosome 2N, P.virgatum_v5, whole genome shotgun sequence genome encodes:
- the LOC120660673 gene encoding uncharacterized protein LOC120660673 isoform X1 is translated as MAAADWWVLFGGDTPELQKYAIRIVSQCVSSSGCERNWSTFALVHTKVRNRHGYEKLRKLVYVRHNLKQRLKHAGVGKNQTKEKEADPCALLMDCTLFDESNPIMDWLNKPRIEYDLSLEEMLGRSKKRKILALQRGARRKGKRHVEHEEEEEEDFVETDNDTDENIPHGSPAYAESSDSSSSKDTDNESEPGNVDNTLATQQFEEQAEDNNGRARRARKKKRVDGYVY
- the LOC120660673 gene encoding uncharacterized protein LOC120660673 isoform X2, whose protein sequence is MAAADWWVLFGGDTPELQKYAIRIVSQCVSSSGCERNWSTFALVHTKVRNRHGYEKLRKLVYVRHNLKQRLKHAGVGKNQTKEKEADPCALLMDCTLFDESNPIMDWLNKPRIEYDLSLEEMLGRSKKRKILALQRGARRKGKRHVEHEEEEEEDFVETDNDTDENIPHGSPAYAESSDSSSSKDTDNESEPGNDNTLATQQFEEQAEDNNGRARRARKKKRVDGYVY